A window of the Pirellulales bacterium genome harbors these coding sequences:
- a CDS encoding transporter substrate-binding protein, with product CEKAGSFDPDKVRAAALGLEFESPSGKRKVAENQHTWMPCFVGEIQKDGQFKIVYRHEDLIAPESYSKYLHPDGKYPAPTGGPKK from the coding sequence TTGCGAGAAGGCTGGAAGCTTCGATCCCGACAAAGTCCGTGCGGCTGCTTTGGGTCTGGAGTTCGAGTCGCCGAGCGGTAAGCGCAAGGTCGCCGAAAATCAGCACACCTGGATGCCGTGCTTCGTCGGCGAAATTCAAAAGGACGGCCAGTTCAAGATCGTCTATCGGCATGAGGATCTCATCGCTCCGGAATCTTATAGCAAGTATCTGCATCCGGATGGAAAGTATCCCGCGCCGACCGGCGGTCCGAAGAAATAG